TGACTCATCTCTGCTGTGTACCGCTGTCATTTTACCCGGGAACATGGACTATTAATGTAGACATGAACTGAGTACTGTTGATGCCGAAACAAACCCTCAGGTACTTTGCATTTCTACGTAGTTTCCTATGAGATTGTAGGTTTTCCAGTAGGAGATTTAAGGCTTAAGTAGCCAGAGTTCTGGAGATTATATGATTTGAGCATGTTGTTTCTACTTGTTCTTTGCCTCTTTTGAGCTGGGAGAAGTTGTCTGTTCCCATATAGCGGAGATTACTATTGGGATCACATTTTCCCCCTCTATGTAGCACATCTTTGTCACTTTATGAATCCACCATTTAAGCAGCATCGTGTGATTTTTATCTGTTCTTGTTTTGATTCGAAGGCTCTTGTTCCCCGTCTGCATATCACTCGTGGAGGACTTGATCAAGTGGCTATATAGAACTGGGAGCAGACAGTGCTGGTCATAATAGTACACATGCCGCTTCTTAGGAAACTGATGTCGGCACTTTGTGAATGTTCTGGTCACTCGGTGAAATGCTCGGAACATTTCCACGTCCACGTGAATCATAAGCGGCATGCGCTAACCTAACGGTGTGGATGCAGGTTTTGGTGGTCTGAAAATCAGCCAGGTGATGATATGATTGTGTTGATTTGGAACAGCACTTGCATTCTCATAATGCGTACACGGTTTTTCCCGTTCTTTCTGCTTTGGAACAGCACTCTGCACGAGAGCTTCTCTTCGCCTTCTCCGTGTACGTATCCGTATCCGTCGACAATTGCCGGACGGAGCTTCATGAAATGGTACTTGCAATTTACATTCCTGTGAGTAGTCGGAATCGCTTGGGTGAAGATCGTTTTGAACGAGCTCTCCTGTATTTCTCTGCTTGATTAGGACAAAACCCAGTTTTGACATGCAACAGCGAAGAAGTGGAAATTGTGCCGGCCGCGTTTTTGGTAAATATTGGGGGGGGCATGATTTTCACATGCGCTTTTGGCCCTTTGCATATCAAATCACGCGCTTTGGTCCTGGCTTCGATCGTTCACATTCCGTACTTTAAGGAAAACGACGTCCTATCTGAATAGTACCGACACGTCGacatgtcattttttaaaaataaatattttcaacacATTAGagacatgttgtatattaaatatataattattatttttataatttaaaaaattaaaaagggagAATAAATTTTCTAACATGGATAATACCTAGACAATTTTCGTTTTGGTCGAAGAGTCTAAACAATTGATGGACCCCACAGAGCACGCTCACGCTCAGCTGAGTGAGCCCAGAAAATCtgccttcttctctttctctgtaCACTGCACAGTAGATTAGACACAAGTCAGAACTcgctctccctcctctcttaTCTTACGTCTTATCCACCCCCATTCCCTCTCtttgcttttttaaaaaaatctctgcctcatctctctctctctcttctttatctCGCGAAGGAAACGACGAGCTcacctcttcctctttctctctctctgtctctctcctctcaGTCTCGCGAAGGGAATGACAACCGCCCTGGTTTGGCTGCCTCGTCTCTTCTCCGGCGCTCTCCCCGCggtgtcctccggcgctctTCGCTCTCTGCTCGGGCCCTCGCTGCGGATCGCCGGCTCTCTCCCTCGTCTCTCTCATAGCCAAAGAGGCAGACAACTCCTCAGTCCTCCCCTTCTCCCCCGCGTCATCTCTACCCTctgacacgcgttgaccgcgtgtctgTCACGTATCCGACACCGACGCGGCAACTCCTCCGGCGTGTCGGTGCTGCATAGCATCCTACGGATGAAATTGCCACACCCCCTACCCCTAACCGGGGCATCCACAGGACTCGAGTTCAGACAACATGGTGACAGTAGGGGTGACGTCGCGTGTGGTGTCTTCTATCCGACTCTTACTTTGGGGCCCAATCCGACCTCAATCACTTTAATCATCGTATTCACACGATGATGCATCATCTATCAGGACTTTTTATTTGTGTATTTGGTTCGACATTTCTGAAGccctttgagaaaatttggattATTTGGCAACCATTCTCGAATAGCTTTGAGACGAAAGCTAGCCTTGTGAGAAGGTTGAAAGCCCAAAGTAGGTATCCATGTGCTTTTGCGCTTTTAGCATTTGCGAAATGCTGAAATTaggttttaataaataaataaataagttccTTTTAAAATTACTCTCACTAATTctttagtttttcatttttttttttgttataattaCTATTGATCTTCTTTGAGCGACCGTGGATTTAAAATCCAACTGGCCCTGGGATTAATACTGCGTACCTGTGCAATGAAATGAGAAAGggcatttcgtcctcatgaacacaACTTCAACTCATCTTTTCAATGAATCAAATGAAGCCgtaaaaactacaaaaaaaaagaaaagaaccgaCAAGCACTCGCTCCGCCACCAACCCAACTCCTTTCGTTGCAGCAACAAGCCGGCAGCTTCAGATTTAGCTCCTTTTCTTCACCACTACCTTCAGTCCCCCGGCCATATGGGCAGTCAGCAGAGGCACGAAAACGGGCCGGTTCTCGAGAACCGGTCTGATCTCGAACCTCCTCAAGATCGACGCCACGACGTACTTCATCTGGATGAAGGCCATCTCCTTCCCGAGGCACACCCTCGGGCCCGCCTGAAATACCGGGTACTTGTACGGGCTCACCCCCCTCGACTCCCCCTCGGCGCCGCCTTCCACCCCCGGTCCGACCAGCCACCGGTCTGGTCTGAACTCGAGCCGGTCCTTCCCCCACAGCTCCTCCATCCTCCCCATCCCGTAGGGGAAGTACGTCACTCTATCGCCCTTCCTCACCGGGGTCCCGTCCGGCAACACATCGTCGACCACGGCGTGCTTTGAGTCCCACGCGACTGGCGGGTACAGCCGCATTGATTCGCAAAGGCATGCCTTCAGGAACCTCATCTCCTTCAACGCTTCGAAGTCCAAGCACTTGCTATTGCTCCGGTCAAGAATTGTGTCAACTTCGCTCGTGATCCCTTGCTCAGCATTCGAGTTCTGAGAGAGCAGCCAGAAGAGCCAGGTCATCGCCGCTGATGTGGTGTCTCTTCCGGCCATCACGAAGCTTATCACCATGTCCCGCACCATCTCCTCACTATGTCCGGCCGCAAGGAACCTCGACAAGAGGTCCCCATCGTATTTTATCTGCTGATCATCGTTATCCTGGAGCAGCTTCTTCTTCCTGTTCCGGATTATATCGAGTATATCCCCATGCACGAGCTTGACAGCTTCGGCGAGCTTCTTTTCGGATCCAATGTTCAACGCCCTCTTGATCTTCCAAACTAGATACACTGGGGAGGTGGCCCTCATTGCGCAGATCCTCGACGCGTCGTCAAAGGCAGTCACCAGAGGAGGCAGCGGGCGCGAGAGGTCGAGGCAATCCGGGTCGGTGCCTAAAGAAACTCGGCACACGGTGTCGAAAGTGAACCTCCTAAGCATGTCTTGAAGGTCCAGGGTCCGATCAGTATCAGCATATTCTTCGAGAAGGGGCAAGAGCCGGTTCTCGACTTCGGCATCGAGCGTCCGCACGACGAAGTCCCTCAATGTATTGGTAGTGAACTCGTGGCTGGCGAGCTTGCGCTGATCGGTCCAGAGAGGGCCGTCGACGTTG
The genomic region above belongs to Rhodamnia argentea isolate NSW1041297 chromosome 6, ASM2092103v1, whole genome shotgun sequence and contains:
- the LOC115734030 gene encoding cytochrome P450 94B3-like — encoded protein: MSVFLFLGFSLFFFFYVFLSLAQRISSKRTPPSSARHITHCPPSHPIIGCLLSFYRNRSRLLDWYTDLLSRSPTHTIVIRRLGACRTIITANPSNVEHVLKANFHNYPKGVPFTSILGDFLGSGIFNVDGPLWTDQRKLASHEFTTNTLRDFVVRTLDAEVENRLLPLLEEYADTDRTLDLQDMLRRFTFDTVCRVSLGTDPDCLDLSRPLPPLVTAFDDASRICAMRATSPVYLVWKIKRALNIGSEKKLAEAVKLVHGDILDIIRNRKKKLLQDNDDQQIKYDGDLLSRFLAAGHSEEMVRDMVISFVMAGRDTTSAAMTWLFWLLSQNSNAEQGITSEVDTILDRSNSKCLDFEALKEMRFLKACLCESMRLYPPVAWDSKHAVVDDVLPDGTPVRKGDRVTYFPYGMGRMEELWGKDRLEFRPDRWLVGPGVEGGAEGESRGVSPYKYPVFQAGPRVCLGKEMAFIQMKYVVASILRRFEIRPVLENRPVFVPLLTAHMAGGLKVVVKKRS